One genomic window of Oncorhynchus clarkii lewisi isolate Uvic-CL-2024 chromosome 5, UVic_Ocla_1.0, whole genome shotgun sequence includes the following:
- the LOC139410227 gene encoding guanine nucleotide-binding protein G(I)/G(S)/G(O) subunit gamma-12-like gives MSSKMQSSNNTAHARRTVQQLRIEASIERIKVSKASADLMHYCGEHAKYDPLLMGIPASENPFKDKKPCTIL, from the exons ATGTCGTCAAAGATGCAGAGTTCCAATAACACAGCCCATGCCAGGAGGACAGTCCAGCAGCTGAGAATAGAGGCCAGCATTGAGAGGATTAAG GTGTCCAAGGCCTCAGCAGACCTGATGCACTATTGTGGAGAACATGCTAAATACGACCCTCTACTCATGGGCATCCCAGCCTCTGAAAACCCATTCAAAGACAAGAAGCCGTGCACTATATTATAG
- the LOC139410228 gene encoding growth arrest and DNA damage-inducible protein GADD45 alpha-like translates to MCNMTFEETSGENSTERMDSVAKALEEVLSSALPQGCITVGVYEAAKSLNVDPDNVVLCLLATDEEQVEDVALQIHFTLIQAFCCENDINILRVSNMRRLAEILGGVKPGGEPMDMHCVLVTNPQLTTWKDPALSKVNLFCRDSRILDQWVPIINLPD, encoded by the exons ATGTGCAATATGACTTTTGAGGAAACCAGCGGAGAAAACTCGACAGAAAG GATGGATTCGGTGGCTAAAGCACTGGAGGAGGTTCTCAGCTCCGCGTTACCTCAGGGTTGCATTACTGTCGGGGTATACGAGGCAGCCAAGTCACTCAATGT TGACCCGGATAATGTGGTGTTGTGCCTCCTGGCGACAGACGAGGAACAGGTAGAAGACGTGGCCCTCCAGATCCACTTCACCCTTATCCAGGCGTTCTGCTGTGAGAACGACATCAACATCCTGCGGGTCAGCAACATGAGGCGCCTCGCTGAGATCCTTGGAGGAGTGAAGCCAGGAGGAGAGCCAATGGACATGCACTGTgtactagttact AACCCCCAGTTGACCACATGGAAGGACCCAGCTCTGAGCAAAGTGAATCTCTTCTGTAGAGACAGTCGAATCCTGGACCAGTGGGTCCCCATTATCAACCTACCTGACTGA